AACGATGATACCTGTAATGGCTCAATCACAACTCCATCAGATACAACAGGTTTCGTATCAGTGAAATGATTTCTTAAAGAGAGCATTTCTTCATCCGACACGGCATCGCCGGTAAGTTCCAGATTGTAGTCAATGAAAGATTTTGAAAAGATATTTTGCCCGAATTTTGTTACAACAAGTCCTTTCTTACCCTTTTTTTTGAAGTCACTGATATTTTTATACACTTCTCTGTAGCTTTCGCTGATGGGCTCTAAAAGGATGTCCACGTCTCCCCCGCAGAGCATCCCCTCTGCAGCTACTTCTTTGCCATCCATTCTCACGTGGAGTATCTTTGTTTCCCCTTTACCCATAATCTGCAATGCCTCTGTACGGGCATCCGATTCGAGACGCCCACCGCCCACCGTACCATAGGTTTTGCCATCCTCGCTGATAAACATCTTGGCGCCCACATCTCTGGGTGCAGACCCTGCCCGGTAGATAACGGTGGCCAGTATGCCTGACTTCCTCTCGCTCAAATATTGTTCAATAATTTCGTATAAATCCATATCAACTCCATAACTCTACGCTCTATGCTCCGCGCTATTTATTAATTTATTAAGTGCATCACCGCCTCAAGCACCCCGCCACCAATAGCCCTCGCCTTTTCCGTGATAGTATAGCAATATTCTTTTACCCTTCTTGGGTCTATATCGCCTATCTTTTCGTTTGCTTTAACATGTATTTCCCGGATAAGCCCTCTCAGGATACCATCTATAGGTGCAGGAACAGGGGTTTTGTCCACATAGAGAACGATGTCTCCCTTTATTACTTCATCCCCGAATCCCTTTACGTGTTTTACAAGGCCATCGTGTGGTGACCGTAAAACGCGTTCGCTTGTAATGCCCATCACCGGTCCGGGAATACCTGTATGGGGTTCTGCAGAGCCATTGTAAATAACCCTGCCCAGATGGTGCCCCCTGTTACTCTCAACGACTGCATGGACATCCTGAGGTGCTGCAAAACCAGGTCCCACGCCGATTACAACAGGGGCTTCGCCCTTCTTTGTCCCCACGTTTCTCTTTGCCATTATAGCATCAATCACTATATCCGGTTTTAATGATTCCACGACATTCCATTCAGGATCGACAATTACGGCGATCCTCCCATCCTTCCAGACATCGGGCACTTCGCTGACACCTTTCACCAGGACTGACCCCACGCCTTCCACTTCCCATTTGCCGGTATAGACTGATTCTGAGAATGCAACCGTCCTTCTCACGGTAAGAGGTCTTTCTATCTCTGTCATAACGATGTTTTTCAGATTGGCCATGTATAACCTGTGGGCAATCCCCGTTGCCATCTCACCTGCACCCTTGATAACAATGCTCAATTTTGAGTTTAAATGCTTTGACCCCTGGCCCCTGATCACTGATCCCTGAGCTGTTTTGTCCATCATGGTCCTTTCCCGAAAAAACATGTCGGATAATGGCAAACTTCACAGTTCAAGCAGAGTCCGCCGTATGAGAGTTTCACCATGTCGTGTTTATGCATCTTTTCACCTGCCATAATCCTCGTAAGTATTATATCAAAGACAGTATTCCTATTGTAATACACGCATGCCGGTGCACCAAGGATATATTTCCCTTTCAGGCGGGCCACGAGGAACATGGCTCCCGGAAAAACAGGCGTGCCGTAGAACAGCACTTCAGCCCCTGTTGCCTCTATCCCTTCCCTTGTTACATCATCAGGGTCAACAGAGAGTCCTCCTGTTGTTATCACAATCTCGGCGCCTGTATTGAAAAGTCCGTAAATAGCATCCCGAATCGCATTAATATCATCAGGGACTAATGTTTTTCCTATAACATCGAGCCCATAGCCTTTAATCTTTTCCTCCACCACATATGACCCGTCTTTTATCCTCCCGCTAAAAACCTCACTTCCGGTGATTACAAGACCTATTTTAAAAGATTTGAAGGGTTTTATTGAAATAATCCCTTTTTCCCCAACCCTTTCTACTTTTTTCAATTCATTCCCTTTTATGTAAAGAGGGATGATCCTTGTTGCTGCAACGATGTCCCCGACTTTCACAGGGTGTCTGTTCGGAACGGTGCTTAGGAGGACATTGGGTATCCTGTTGATTTCGTAAAGGTTTTTATCGTTAACGTAAAAGAGTCCATTCACTTTACTCTTTATACTTACCTTTCCTTCTTTTGGAGGCACAGGCTCCATATGCTCATCCATGATCGATTGGGCAATCCTCATGCCTGCCTCATCCTCATGAATGCCCTTTATGCCTTTATCAAAGGCAAAAATATGTTCTTTCCCGAGGTCGAGAAGCCTTTCAATGTCTCCCTTTTCAATAACTTTTCCCCTCTTAAAGGCCACATCCTTCTTTTTCCCGGGTATCACCTCAGTAATATCGTGGGCCAGGGTCATACCGACAGCATTTTCAACTTTAATCTTTTTCAATCACGTATCCCCTTTCTCTGAGAGTATGTATCTCTCCTTCTGTATCAATGTCGAATATATTCCCCTCATCGCCCTCTATAAATAACACACTTCCTGAATGATTATCTATGATTTCTCTTAAGCCCTTATCACCTTCAAGGTTCTGTATCTCCTTTATATACGGCTTAATATTCATAAGCACAGGGTGTCCTTTCTTGCCTCGATAGACCGGAACGATAATATCAAATAGATTTTTTTCTCTGCTTACATAGAGCTCAATCATCTGCTCCACCATCTCTTTTTTTATAAAGGGTTTATCCCCAAGCTGAAAAAAAACAGCATCTGCGTCTTGGATGAAAGGTGTGACGGCCTTAATTGATGAAGACATGCCTTCCTGGAAGTGGGGGTTTGGAATAAAGGTAAAAGGCTGAAGGCTGAAGGCTGAAGGCTGAAGGGGAAAGATGAAAGGTGTTTCAAGCGCCTTTTTAACAGGCCCGTTTTCAGGGTTTGTGACAACATGAATCTTTTCGATGCCTTTTTGGAAGAAAGGCTCTGCGGCCATTTCGATGACGGATTGGCCATTTATCTTTAGCGTTAATTTATTAAAACCGAGCCTGCTTGAAGTGCCGGCAGCCAGTATCACTGCATATATTTTTTCCATAAATCAGTCTGTGTTTATCATAGCCTTGCACTTTTAACAATATGAGATCAACTCTTGCTTACCGCCCTGTTGAGGTCTTCCACCAGTGCATTCACATCAATCCCGTGGATTTCAGCCCCCTGCTCAATATTTTCGAAAAGAGCGGCCTGGCATCCAACACAGCCCAATCCATACCTTTCAAAGATAGCGACAGTTTCAGGGTATGTTTTTACAACATCATCAATCGACATATGCTTGTAAATCATCGAGTTACTCCTTAAAAGTTCTCATCAAAATATATCTGCTGAAAAAATATAAATATCCGTGTCCGGAGATTTCCATGCATCTTTGGGCAGGCCTGCCTTCCAGCACGTATAATCGAGAAAGGTTTCTCTATCCCAGTGGTTTTCTGTAGCAACCTGCGGAAGCAAAAGCCCCGAATTATGCCCCTTTTCAATGTACAAACCGTGGATGCCCACCTCTATTTCATTGATGCCCTGTATCTTTTTCATGGGGGTCAGCACAGATATTTCTATATCGATATCCTTCCATTCTTTTTTCTCGAGAGGGGCAAACCGCGGGTCATAAAAAGCCGCCTGGATGGCCATTTCTTTTACTGTTTCGTGAAGTGGCTGAACACCCCTGATATAACCGATACACCCCTTTAATTCGCCCTTTTTTTTGAGGGTAACAAAGGCGCCTCTTTTCTCTTTTAAAATCTTAGGTACTTGGGCATGGTCTCTCTGTTTTCCGAAAAGAACGTCCTCTATGGTGTCCCTTGCCAATTCCTTTAGTTGTTTTTTATCTTTTTCGGAAAGGTTCAAAGTTCATTTTTCCTCATGTTTATTATAAAAGATAGCAGATACATAACCCACTACCGTACTCTTGTCGCCTGAGATATCGCCGGAGTTTGCATATTTTAGAACCTTGCCCTGTTTTGCCCCTAATTTCCGGGAAAGTATCATGGTGGTAATCATGGGACCGGCGCCGCAGGCTTCGCATTTATCTTTCCCCAGATCAGCTACGAGACCTTTCATATCGAAATCATCAAGGCGTTTTGTCACAATACTGTCAAGCTCAACTGCATGGGCATACGAATAATAATGAGAAAGGTCGGTGCTTCCAACGATCAAAATCTGTTTTCCGCTGTCTTTTACCGCCTCATAAATGCCCGCAGAGAGGGCCTCACATGTGGAAAAATCCTGGACGCCCATAATCAGAGGCACAAGTTTAAAACTCTTTAGTATCATTTGTAAAAAGGGAAGCTGAACCTCAAGGGAATGTTCCTCCTTGTGGACATCGATATTGCTCTGTACTACTGTGCTCTTTTTCAAAATCATACCGGCCGTTTCTTCGTCGACTTCAACGATTCCCAGAGGGGTTTTGTACCCGCCCTCCTCTATGACGGCGGCCCCTTCGAAGTATTTCCTGTGGCTTGGAGCGATAACAATGACCGTATCATATGCGTGGCCAGCTATAGCCTTATAGCCGTAGGCAGCAACAGGACCGGAATACATATATCCAGCATGGGGAGATATGATGCCAACGATATTACCGGCTATCGGATCAAAGACAGCCTCGCTGAGGTATCTTTCAATATCTCTTTTGAGCGTTTTGGGATTACCCGGGTAAAACATGCCACTTACCGCAGGCTCCCTGATAAAACTCATGAAAATCTCCTTAAAAATGCTCACGTTTTGTCAAAATCTATATCTTGCCGCCCGCTTGCGCTCGACAAATGCGGACAAGAGCAGACGAATACCGATAAACAATCTTTTTGATAGCTGGCGACATTGCCGCCTATCAAATATTCAGCCCTTACGGGCGAATATATTAAATTTTCACTCTGCCCGAAGGGCATGGAGTATATCGGGTGCCAGGTCGGCAGCCGATATAAAATACCGTCCGGCTTTTGTCCGATCTTGTCTGCGGCAAAAAAGTTTTTCATGTTTTTTTTGACATTACCAATGCTCAATCATTTGCAATCAGTTCTGCAATTCTTTCAAGGTCTTCTTTGGAATAGAATTCGATGATGATTTTGCCTTTCTTCTGTTTGAAGGTGATGTTTACTTTTGTGCCCAGAGTCTCTCTTAATATCTCTTCAACATGGATAAAAGGTGAATGTCTGCCGGCTGATTTCTTTTTAACTGCACGCTCTAACTCCCTCACGGAGATATTTTCTTTCAAAATCCTCTCAACAAATTTCCCCTGTTCGTTTTCGTTTTTGAGGGTAATGAGCACCCTGGCATGCCCCTGGGTCAATTTACCTTCCCTTATGAGATTCTTTATCCACTCGGGAAGTTTTAAAAGCCTTATAAAATTAGAAATAGTGGTCCTGTCAATGCCGATCTTCTTTGCAAGTTCCTCCTGGGTATACCCGAAATCATCAATAAACCTCTCATATACCGAGGCTATCTCAACGGGGTTTAAATCCTCCCTCTGAAGGTTCTCAATGAGGGCAATCTCAATAGCCTCTTTTTCATCAACATCCTTGATGATTGCGGGAACTTCTTTGAGCCCTGCCATAATCGACGCACGGAATCTCCGCTCTCCGGCAATAATCTCATACCCTTTCCCCTCCCTCCTTAAGAGAAGAGGCTGAAGGACCCCCTTCTCCCTGATGGACGCAGCAAGTTCCACAAGTGCATCCTCTTTTATTGCAAACCTCGGCTGGGTCGGGTTAGGGGCAATGTCCGCCACAGGGATGAGTTTACTCGTTCCCTTTTCCACAGCATCATTCAGTATTGCAGACAGACCTTTACCTAACGGGTCTTTTTTTAACATCAAACCCCCTTATCGAGTATCTCTGATGCGAGTTCGAGATAGCTTTCCGCCCCCTTGGAACATATATCATAAAGCAGGGCAGGCTTTCCATAGCTCGGCGCCTCACTCAGCTTTACATTCCTCGGAATCACTGTTTTAAAAACACTGTCGTTAAAGTAGCCCTTCGCTTCGTCCATGACCCTGAATGAAAGGTTATTCCGTTTGTCAAACATGGTAAGGAGCACACCGAGCGTGTCGAGTTTCGGGTTTAACCTTTTTTTGATAATCGTGATTGATCTCAGCAGCAATGCAAGCCCCTCGAGGGCAAAATATTCACACTGCAGCGGTATCATAACA
This genomic window from Pseudomonadota bacterium contains:
- a CDS encoding XdhC family protein, translated to MDLYEIIEQYLSERKSGILATVIYRAGSAPRDVGAKMFISEDGKTYGTVGGGRLESDARTEALQIMGKGETKILHVRMDGKEVAAEGMLCGGDVDILLEPISESYREVYKNISDFKKKGKKGLVVTKFGQNIFSKSFIDYNLELTGDAVSDEEMLSLRNHFTDTKPVVSDGVVIEPLQVSSLLYIFGAGHVSQYIAKIAKLVDFYVVVVDDRAEFANRERFPEADEIIVDDFRHIFDRVKFTGAEFVAIVTRGHAYDADVLKETLRRQVRYVGMIGSRRKVKIVFDYMRECDFDEKTIERVHAPIGLSIHAETPQEIAVSIVAELIQVRGEH
- the amrA gene encoding AmmeMemoRadiSam system protein A; this translates as MNLSEKDKKQLKELARDTIEDVLFGKQRDHAQVPKILKEKRGAFVTLKKKGELKGCIGYIRGVQPLHETVKEMAIQAAFYDPRFAPLEKKEWKDIDIEISVLTPMKKIQGINEIEVGIHGLYIEKGHNSGLLLPQVATENHWDRETFLDYTCWKAGLPKDAWKSPDTDIYIFSADIF
- a CDS encoding DUF1858 domain-containing protein, which encodes MIYKHMSIDDVVKTYPETVAIFERYGLGCVGCQAALFENIEQGAEIHGIDVNALVEDLNRAVSKS
- the amrB gene encoding AmmeMemoRadiSam system protein B produces the protein MSFIREPAVSGMFYPGNPKTLKRDIERYLSEAVFDPIAGNIVGIISPHAGYMYSGPVAAYGYKAIAGHAYDTVIVIAPSHRKYFEGAAVIEEGGYKTPLGIVEVDEETAGMILKKSTVVQSNIDVHKEEHSLEVQLPFLQMILKSFKLVPLIMGVQDFSTCEALSAGIYEAVKDSGKQILIVGSTDLSHYYSYAHAVELDSIVTKRLDDFDMKGLVADLGKDKCEACGAGPMITTMILSRKLGAKQGKVLKYANSGDISGDKSTVVGYVSAIFYNKHEEK
- a CDS encoding nucleotidyltransferase family protein, encoding MEKIYAVILAAGTSSRLGFNKLTLKINGQSVIEMAAEPFFQKGIEKIHVVTNPENGPVKKALETPFIFPLQPSAFSLQPFTFIPNPHFQEGMSSSIKAVTPFIQDADAVFFQLGDKPFIKKEMVEQMIELYVSREKNLFDIIVPVYRGKKGHPVLMNIKPYIKEIQNLEGDKGLREIIDNHSGSVLFIEGDEGNIFDIDTEGEIHTLRERGYVIEKD
- a CDS encoding ParB/RepB/Spo0J family partition protein; this encodes MLKKDPLGKGLSAILNDAVEKGTSKLIPVADIAPNPTQPRFAIKEDALVELAASIREKGVLQPLLLRREGKGYEIIAGERRFRASIMAGLKEVPAIIKDVDEKEAIEIALIENLQREDLNPVEIASVYERFIDDFGYTQEELAKKIGIDRTTISNFIRLLKLPEWIKNLIREGKLTQGHARVLITLKNENEQGKFVERILKENISVRELERAVKKKSAGRHSPFIHVEEILRETLGTKVNITFKQKKGKIIIEFYSKEDLERIAELIAND
- a CDS encoding molybdopterin-binding protein — its product is MKKIKVENAVGMTLAHDITEVIPGKKKDVAFKRGKVIEKGDIERLLDLGKEHIFAFDKGIKGIHEDEAGMRIAQSIMDEHMEPVPPKEGKVSIKSKVNGLFYVNDKNLYEINRIPNVLLSTVPNRHPVKVGDIVAATRIIPLYIKGNELKKVERVGEKGIISIKPFKSFKIGLVITGSEVFSGRIKDGSYVVEEKIKGYGLDVIGKTLVPDDINAIRDAIYGLFNTGAEIVITTGGLSVDPDDVTREGIEATGAEVLFYGTPVFPGAMFLVARLKGKYILGAPACVYYNRNTVFDIILTRIMAGEKMHKHDMVKLSYGGLCLNCEVCHYPTCFFGKGP
- the yqeB gene encoding selenium-dependent molybdenum cofactor biosynthesis protein YqeB, with the translated sequence MMDKTAQGSVIRGQGSKHLNSKLSIVIKGAGEMATGIAHRLYMANLKNIVMTEIERPLTVRRTVAFSESVYTGKWEVEGVGSVLVKGVSEVPDVWKDGRIAVIVDPEWNVVESLKPDIVIDAIMAKRNVGTKKGEAPVVIGVGPGFAAPQDVHAVVESNRGHHLGRVIYNGSAEPHTGIPGPVMGITSERVLRSPHDGLVKHVKGFGDEVIKGDIVLYVDKTPVPAPIDGILRGLIREIHVKANEKIGDIDPRRVKEYCYTITEKARAIGGGVLEAVMHLIN